Within the Pseudomonas mendocina genome, the region TACACCCCGAGCCAGATCGCCAATGGCGAGGCGCCGGTCGATACCCGCATTCGTGCCGGCGGCCTGGTAGAAGAGGGTTCTGTGAAGCGCTCGGCCGATTCGCTGGAGGTGGACTTCGTCGTCACCGACGGCGCCCACGGCGTGACCATCCGCTACAGCGGCATCCTCCCGGACCTGTTCCGTGAAGGGCAGGGCATCGTTGCCCTGGGCCGCGTCAATGAAGAGGGCGTGCTGGTGGCCGACGAGGTGCTGGCCAAGCACGACGAGAACTACATGCCGCCTGAAGTCATGCAGGCGCTGGAAAAGAGCGGGATGATGCAAAAGCACGATGAGGCCAAAGCCGCCAAGCAAGGCTACCAACAGGAGAGCGCGCAATGATTCCCGAGCTCGGCCATCTGGCGATGATTCTGGCGCTGTGCCTGTGCCTGGTACAGGCGACATTGCCGCTGATCGGTGCCTGGCGCGGTGACCACCAGTGGATGAGCCTGGCGCAGCCGGCCGCCT harbors:
- the ccmE gene encoding cytochrome c maturation protein CcmE, whose translation is MNPVRKKRLYIVLAILCGVSIAVALALTALQENINLFYTPSQIANGEAPVDTRIRAGGLVEEGSVKRSADSLEVDFVVTDGAHGVTIRYSGILPDLFREGQGIVALGRVNEEGVLVADEVLAKHDENYMPPEVMQALEKSGMMQKHDEAKAAKQGYQQESAQ